In Sphingomonas panacisoli, one genomic interval encodes:
- the polA gene encoding DNA polymerase I has product MPHLYLVDGSGYIFRAYHQLPPLTNRHGTPAGAVYGYTAMLWKLADALDKAEGPTHLAVVLDKGSHTFRNDLYDKYKAQRPPPPEDLIPQFPLIREATRAFSLPCIEEEGFEADDIIATYTCRAVEAGWDVTIVSSDKDLMQLIQPQVDMLDTMKNERRGAEYVQTKFGVRPDQLGDVLALMGDAVDNVPGVPGIGAKTAAKLIVEYDNLDAVLAAAPDMKPSKMRDSLIEHEAMARLSRKLVALHTDTAVPHTLDELKLEGIPPEPLRAFLEDQGFKTLLSRMAAHAPGRETADPVAAAVAVAESDTPDFIELPPIDCGTYETVTTLDQLDAWIAESHASGTIAIDTETDSLDSMAANLVGICLATKPGRACYIPIGHRSSDDMFGEVPPQLPLAEVVAALRLLLVDPGVLKIGHNIKYDLNVLIRHGLDVTPIDDTMVMSFDLDAGQSLAGHGMDEVAHAVLEHTCISFKDVTGTGKKAISFAQVPLPEATRYGGEDADVTWRLWTRFKPRLAYEGGSRVYEMVDRPLIPVVAGMERAGIKVDRDHLSRLSGQFAQEMARLEEEIQAEAGQPFQIGSTQQLGAILFDKMGLKGGKKGKSGAYSTDVTVLEKMKAEGVVIAGLVLDWRQLSKLKSTYTDALQQQIDRQTGRVHTSYSLTGAQTGRLSSTDPNLQNIPIRTETGRQIRDAFIAEPGHVILAADYSQIELRLAAHMADVPPLRDAFLRGEDIHAATANELFGEVNRDTRGRAKTINFAILYGISRWGLAGRLEIDADEAQAMISRYFERFPGISAYINDTLEGVRRRGHTETLFGRKTWFPQIKSPIQHVRQGAERAAINAPIQGTSADIIKRAMARMGPALTEAGLTGTKMLLQVHDELVFEVPESEVEAAKPVIERVMATAAEPAITLNVPLAIEIGTGASWGAAH; this is encoded by the coding sequence ATGCCTCATCTCTATCTCGTCGACGGCTCCGGCTACATCTTCCGCGCCTATCACCAGCTGCCGCCGCTCACCAACCGGCACGGCACCCCGGCGGGCGCGGTCTATGGCTATACCGCGATGCTGTGGAAGCTGGCCGACGCGCTCGACAAGGCGGAGGGGCCGACCCACCTGGCGGTGGTGCTCGATAAGGGCAGCCACACGTTCCGCAACGACCTTTACGACAAGTACAAGGCGCAGCGTCCGCCGCCGCCCGAAGACCTGATCCCGCAATTCCCGCTGATCCGCGAAGCGACCCGCGCCTTCTCGCTGCCGTGCATCGAGGAAGAAGGGTTCGAGGCCGACGACATCATCGCCACCTATACCTGCCGCGCGGTCGAGGCGGGGTGGGACGTCACCATCGTCAGCTCCGACAAGGACCTGATGCAGCTGATCCAGCCGCAGGTCGACATGCTCGACACGATGAAGAACGAACGGCGCGGCGCCGAGTACGTGCAGACCAAGTTCGGCGTGCGCCCCGACCAGCTCGGCGATGTCCTCGCATTGATGGGCGATGCGGTCGATAACGTGCCGGGCGTGCCGGGGATCGGCGCGAAAACGGCGGCGAAGCTGATCGTCGAATACGACAATCTCGACGCCGTGCTGGCCGCCGCGCCCGACATGAAGCCGTCGAAGATGCGCGACAGTCTGATCGAGCATGAGGCGATGGCGCGGCTGTCACGCAAGCTGGTCGCGCTCCACACCGACACCGCGGTGCCGCACACGCTCGACGAGCTGAAGCTAGAGGGCATCCCACCCGAACCCTTGCGCGCGTTCCTGGAGGATCAGGGGTTCAAGACCCTCCTGTCGCGTATGGCTGCGCACGCGCCGGGCCGTGAGACCGCCGATCCGGTTGCCGCGGCGGTCGCGGTCGCCGAATCCGACACGCCCGATTTCATCGAGCTGCCGCCGATCGACTGTGGCACGTACGAGACCGTGACGACGCTCGACCAGCTCGATGCGTGGATCGCCGAGAGCCACGCCAGCGGCACGATCGCGATCGATACCGAGACCGACTCGCTCGACAGCATGGCGGCGAACCTGGTCGGCATCTGTCTCGCGACCAAGCCCGGCCGCGCCTGCTACATCCCGATCGGCCACCGGTCGAGCGACGACATGTTCGGCGAAGTGCCGCCGCAGCTGCCGCTCGCCGAGGTGGTCGCGGCGCTGCGTCTACTGCTGGTCGATCCCGGCGTGCTCAAAATCGGCCACAACATCAAATACGACCTCAACGTGCTGATCCGCCACGGGCTCGACGTAACCCCGATCGACGACACGATGGTGATGAGCTTCGACCTGGACGCCGGCCAGAGCCTCGCCGGGCATGGCATGGACGAGGTCGCGCACGCCGTGCTCGAACACACCTGCATCAGCTTCAAGGACGTGACCGGCACCGGCAAGAAGGCGATCAGCTTCGCGCAAGTCCCGCTCCCCGAGGCGACGCGCTACGGCGGCGAGGATGCCGACGTGACATGGCGGCTATGGACCCGGTTCAAGCCGCGGCTGGCGTATGAGGGCGGAAGTCGCGTCTACGAGATGGTCGATCGCCCGTTGATCCCGGTCGTCGCCGGCATGGAGCGCGCGGGGATCAAGGTCGATCGCGATCATCTGTCGCGCCTGTCGGGCCAGTTCGCGCAAGAGATGGCGCGGCTCGAAGAGGAAATCCAGGCCGAGGCGGGCCAGCCGTTCCAGATCGGCTCGACCCAGCAGCTCGGCGCGATCCTGTTCGACAAGATGGGACTGAAGGGCGGCAAGAAGGGCAAGTCCGGCGCCTATTCGACCGACGTCACCGTCCTGGAAAAAATGAAGGCGGAGGGCGTCGTGATCGCCGGCCTGGTGCTCGACTGGCGCCAGCTGTCGAAGCTCAAATCGACCTATACCGACGCGCTCCAGCAGCAGATCGACCGCCAGACCGGCCGCGTCCACACCAGCTACAGCCTGACCGGCGCGCAGACCGGCCGCCTCTCCTCGACCGACCCGAACCTGCAGAACATCCCGATTCGTACCGAGACGGGCCGCCAGATCCGCGACGCCTTCATCGCCGAGCCGGGCCACGTCATCCTGGCCGCCGACTATTCGCAGATCGAGCTGCGGCTGGCCGCGCACATGGCCGACGTACCCCCCTTGCGCGACGCGTTCCTGCGCGGCGAGGACATCCACGCCGCGACCGCCAACGAGCTGTTCGGCGAGGTCAATCGCGACACGCGCGGGCGGGCGAAGACGATCAACTTCGCGATCCTCTACGGCATTTCGCGCTGGGGCCTGGCCGGCCGGCTGGAGATCGACGCCGACGAGGCGCAGGCGATGATCAGTCGATATTTCGAGCGCTTCCCCGGCATCTCGGCCTATATCAACGATACGTTGGAGGGTGTGCGCCGCCGCGGCCACACCGAGACGTTGTTCGGCCGCAAGACCTGGTTCCCACAGATCAAGTCGCCGATCCAGCACGTCCGCCAGGGCGCCGAACGCGCCGCGATCAACGCGCCGATCCAGGGTACCAGCGCCGACATCATCAAGCGCGCGATGGCGCGGATGGGACCGGCGCTGACCGAGGCCGGGCTGACCGGCACGAAGATGCTGCTCCAGGTCCATGACGAACTCGTGTTCGAAGTGCCGGAGAGCGAAGTCGAGGCGGCCAAGCCGGTGATCGAACGCGTCATGGCGACGGCGGCCGAACCCGCGATCACGCTCAACGTCCCGCTCGCGATCGAGATCGGCACGGGTGCGAGCTGGGGCGCCGCGCATTGA
- a CDS encoding glycosyltransferase family 2 protein: MHRPTLSIVVPCYNEALTLPQLHARVSAAAKAEVGEDYELVLINDGSKDDSWPIMQRLSAEDPRLVAINLSRNHGHQLALTAGLDLCAGEQILVIDADLQDPPELLGEMRAKMAAEQADVVYAVRRKRDGETFFKKATAAAFYRLLDRVTDTPIPLDTGDFRLMSRRALDAFLSLPEQARFIRGMVAWVGFRQVPFPYDRAERFAGETNYPLSKMLRLAFDAMTGFSTKPLTLASHFGVALGGASVLLLIYIAYGFIRGNAVPGWTSLAFIVVLLGSVQMFVLGMIGEYLGRLYVESKRRPLYLVSDVAGPVQGTAKLGYRAGDGHHIAVAPTAPEAVEEQKAAE, translated from the coding sequence ATGCACCGACCCACGCTCTCGATCGTCGTCCCCTGCTACAACGAAGCGCTGACGCTGCCGCAGCTCCACGCGCGCGTGTCGGCCGCCGCCAAGGCCGAGGTCGGGGAGGATTACGAACTCGTCCTGATCAACGACGGATCGAAGGACGATAGCTGGCCGATCATGCAGCGGCTGTCCGCGGAGGATCCGCGGCTGGTCGCGATCAACCTGTCGCGCAACCACGGCCACCAGCTCGCGCTCACCGCGGGGCTCGATCTGTGCGCGGGCGAGCAGATCCTGGTGATCGACGCCGATTTGCAGGACCCGCCCGAATTGCTGGGGGAGATGCGCGCGAAGATGGCGGCGGAACAGGCCGACGTGGTCTATGCCGTGCGCCGCAAACGCGACGGCGAGACATTCTTCAAGAAGGCGACCGCGGCGGCTTTCTACCGCTTGCTCGACCGCGTCACCGACACGCCGATCCCGCTCGACACCGGCGACTTCCGGTTGATGAGCCGGCGCGCGCTCGACGCGTTCCTGAGCCTACCGGAACAGGCGCGCTTCATTCGCGGCATGGTGGCCTGGGTCGGTTTCCGCCAGGTGCCGTTCCCCTACGACCGCGCCGAACGATTCGCGGGCGAGACCAATTATCCGCTGTCGAAGATGCTGCGGCTCGCATTCGACGCGATGACGGGTTTTTCGACCAAGCCGCTGACGCTCGCGAGCCATTTCGGGGTCGCGCTGGGCGGCGCGTCGGTGCTGCTGCTGATCTACATCGCGTATGGATTCATTCGCGGGAATGCGGTGCCGGGCTGGACCAGCCTGGCGTTCATCGTCGTGCTGCTCGGGTCGGTGCAGATGTTCGTGCTCGGCATGATCGGCGAGTATCTCGGGCGGCTCTATGTCGAGAGCAAAAGGCGGCCGCTCTATCTGGTCAGCGATGTCGCGGGACCGGTGCAGGGAACCGCGAAGCTCGGCTATCGCGCCGGCGACGGCCACCACATCGCCGTCGCCCCGACCGCGCCGGAAGCGGTCGAGGAACAGAAAGCGGCGGAGTAA
- a CDS encoding class I SAM-dependent methyltransferase, with protein sequence MDRIVYDRMAEHDSTHWWYTARRDILHDYVARYADLPKGARILEIGCGTGHNLPMLMQFGDVDAIEIDPAARAIAAKRLGKPVSDAPLPALPGIERGAYDMIAVLDVVEHIEDDVAALTAMKECLKPGGKILIAVPAHQWMWSAHDVVNHHHRRYSKASLKAAIDAAGLTPKKLGYFNSLLFPLAAAARVAGRMTGRDDSDDSPPAKPLNKAFEAIFRLERHLVGRLPMTPGVSILTLAVPKS encoded by the coding sequence ATGGACCGTATCGTCTACGACCGCATGGCGGAGCATGACTCGACGCATTGGTGGTACACCGCGCGGCGCGACATCCTGCACGACTACGTCGCGCGCTACGCCGATCTGCCGAAGGGCGCGCGCATCCTGGAGATCGGCTGCGGCACCGGACACAATCTGCCGATGCTGATGCAGTTCGGCGACGTCGATGCGATCGAGATCGATCCCGCCGCGCGTGCAATCGCGGCGAAACGGCTGGGCAAGCCGGTCAGCGACGCGCCCCTTCCCGCGCTGCCCGGCATCGAACGCGGCGCGTACGACATGATCGCGGTGCTCGACGTGGTCGAGCATATCGAGGACGACGTCGCCGCGCTGACGGCGATGAAGGAATGCCTCAAACCCGGCGGCAAGATCCTGATCGCAGTCCCCGCGCACCAATGGATGTGGTCGGCGCACGACGTCGTGAACCATCACCACCGGCGCTATTCGAAGGCGAGCCTGAAAGCGGCGATCGACGCGGCCGGCCTGACGCCGAAAAAGCTCGGCTATTTCAACTCGCTGCTGTTCCCGCTCGCCGCCGCGGCACGCGTCGCGGGGCGGATGACCGGCCGCGACGACAGCGACGATTCACCCCCCGCCAAGCCGCTCAACAAGGCGTTCGAGGCGATCTTTCGGCTGGAACGGCATCTCGTCGGTCGGCTGCCGATGACGCCGGGCGTGTCGATCCTGACGCTGGCGGTGCCGAAAAGCTGA
- a CDS encoding GtrA family protein — MLGQLIRFGIAGVISTVIYSAVYLPLAWWVFTGNKAVFAVPPAFLVAVTAGFFLHSFWSFKGHGERDNSGRQHGKFLLVQGFGLVLNALFTWIITGPLFHGPEWLPLIPIVTITPLATFALNRQWVFG; from the coding sequence ATGCTCGGCCAGTTGATCCGCTTCGGCATCGCCGGGGTGATCTCGACCGTCATCTATTCGGCCGTCTATCTGCCGCTCGCCTGGTGGGTGTTCACCGGCAACAAGGCGGTGTTCGCGGTGCCGCCGGCGTTTCTCGTCGCCGTCACGGCGGGGTTCTTCCTGCACTCCTTCTGGAGCTTCAAGGGCCATGGCGAGCGCGACAATAGCGGCAGGCAGCACGGCAAGTTCCTGCTCGTCCAGGGCTTCGGGCTGGTGCTCAACGCGCTGTTCACCTGGATCATCACCGGGCCGTTGTTTCACGGCCCCGAATGGCTGCCGCTGATCCCGATCGTCACGATCACGCCGCTCGCGACTTTCGCGCTCAACCGCCAATGGGTATTCGGGTAA
- a CDS encoding AcrB/AcrD/AcrF family protein — translation MRYVMITWLLIAFWYVGTEWPRIQALALGDTDDNMRLMQVRALLNGQDWYDLRNYYLNPPGGFDIHWSRIVDLPIAGLILLLRPFVGTPEAERLACGIAPLLPLSIAFLGLGATARRLIGKHAWPLALALMAFACTSTMLMFAPERIDHHGWQLAMLSLTVAGLSDPKRARGGAIVGAASAVSLSIGLEMMPYVAMAGAIITLQWIWDREEAPRVEGYALSLGGGTALGYAAFGSYANSVMRCDALTPVYLTVMIVAGALLFAMARLNPSSRWVRLGLAVAAGAVIVAGFALLFPQCLGRPEQVSPELAKNWLNNVREAKPVYTHPFRTAFPIVTLPLIGLLGAFIAAKRAIDERASNTVGWTAVALFTLFACLMLLWQTRAAPGAQMLAVPGAAALIWIAVPLTLGSGNMLVRVFGTVAVVIFASGAFAAWSIQYLPIDKPDKRAQAVNNASARCPSYNAMIALNRYPPGTMFSFVDLGPRIIVVSHHKAVAGPYHRNGDAILDVQHAFGRSPDEFRAIAAKHGAAYLLVCPNMAESTIYRARNPGGFYDRLAKGETFAFLTPLPLPKNSPLRLFRIN, via the coding sequence ATGCGCTACGTGATGATCACGTGGCTGCTGATCGCGTTCTGGTATGTCGGTACCGAATGGCCGCGCATCCAGGCGCTGGCGTTGGGCGATACCGACGACAATATGCGGCTGATGCAGGTCCGCGCGCTGCTCAACGGGCAGGACTGGTACGACCTGCGCAATTACTATCTCAACCCGCCGGGCGGGTTCGACATCCATTGGAGCCGTATCGTCGATCTGCCGATCGCCGGGCTGATCCTGCTGCTGCGGCCGTTCGTCGGGACGCCGGAGGCCGAGCGGCTGGCGTGCGGAATCGCGCCGCTGTTGCCGCTATCGATCGCGTTCCTCGGCCTTGGCGCGACCGCGCGGCGGCTGATCGGGAAGCATGCCTGGCCGCTGGCGCTCGCGTTGATGGCGTTCGCCTGCACGTCGACGATGCTGATGTTCGCGCCCGAGCGGATCGATCATCACGGCTGGCAGCTCGCGATGCTGAGCCTGACCGTGGCGGGCCTGTCGGACCCGAAGCGCGCCCGAGGCGGGGCGATCGTCGGGGCGGCGAGCGCGGTCAGCCTGTCGATCGGGCTGGAGATGATGCCGTACGTCGCGATGGCGGGGGCGATCATCACGTTGCAATGGATCTGGGATCGCGAGGAAGCGCCGCGCGTAGAGGGATATGCGCTGTCGCTCGGTGGCGGGACGGCGCTCGGCTATGCGGCGTTCGGGTCGTACGCCAACAGCGTGATGCGCTGCGACGCGCTGACGCCGGTGTATCTGACGGTGATGATCGTCGCGGGTGCGCTGCTGTTCGCGATGGCGCGGCTCAACCCGAGTTCGCGTTGGGTGCGTTTGGGGCTCGCCGTGGCTGCGGGCGCGGTGATCGTCGCGGGCTTCGCATTGCTGTTCCCGCAATGCCTGGGGCGGCCGGAGCAAGTGTCGCCCGAGCTCGCGAAGAACTGGCTCAACAACGTGCGCGAGGCGAAGCCGGTCTATACGCACCCGTTCCGCACCGCGTTCCCGATCGTAACCTTGCCGCTGATCGGCTTGCTCGGCGCATTCATCGCCGCGAAGCGCGCGATCGACGAGCGCGCGTCCAACACGGTCGGCTGGACCGCGGTCGCGCTATTCACGCTGTTCGCTTGCCTGATGCTCCTATGGCAGACCCGCGCCGCGCCAGGTGCGCAGATGCTCGCGGTGCCCGGCGCTGCAGCGCTCATCTGGATCGCGGTGCCGTTGACCTTGGGCAGCGGCAACATGCTGGTCCGCGTGTTCGGCACGGTTGCCGTCGTCATCTTCGCGTCGGGCGCGTTCGCCGCCTGGTCGATCCAGTATCTCCCGATCGACAAGCCCGACAAACGCGCCCAGGCGGTCAACAACGCCAGCGCGCGCTGCCCGTCGTACAATGCGATGATCGCGCTCAATCGCTATCCGCCCGGCACGATGTTCAGCTTCGTCGATCTCGGTCCGCGGATCATCGTGGTATCGCACCACAAGGCCGTGGCCGGGCCGTATCACCGCAACGGCGACGCTATCCTCGACGTCCAGCACGCGTTCGGCCGCTCGCCCGACGAATTCCGCGCGATCGCCGCGAAGCATGGCGCGGCCTATCTGCTGGTGTGCCCGAACATGGCCGAATCGACGATCTACCGCGCGCGCAATCCGGGCGGCTTCTACGATCGGTTGGCGAAGGGAGAGACGTTCGCGTTCCTGACGCCATTGCCGCTGCCGAAGAACTCGCCGCTCCGGCTGTTCAGGATCAACTGA
- a CDS encoding MarC family protein — translation MIELYLSAFVTFFVVIDPPGCAPIYAGLTKGATPAHRRAMAVRAVIVAAIILFVFAAVGEAILHALGVSLPAFSIAGGIMLFLIALEMVFEKRTERREDRAAKVASTPEVEDVSIFPMAMPMIAGPGSIASVMLTMGRNHGFERVAVVIAALATVLVLTLLALLAAGPLMRLLGARVESVITRILGVLLGALAVQFVIDGIGKAFGLS, via the coding sequence TTGATCGAACTCTATCTTTCCGCCTTCGTTACGTTCTTCGTCGTTATCGACCCGCCCGGCTGCGCGCCGATCTATGCCGGGCTGACCAAGGGCGCGACGCCGGCGCATCGCCGTGCAATGGCAGTGCGCGCGGTAATCGTCGCGGCCATCATCCTGTTCGTGTTCGCCGCGGTCGGCGAAGCGATCCTCCACGCGCTCGGCGTCAGCCTGCCCGCATTCAGCATCGCGGGCGGGATCATGCTGTTCCTGATCGCGCTCGAAATGGTGTTCGAGAAGCGCACCGAGCGCCGCGAGGACCGCGCCGCCAAGGTCGCCTCGACGCCGGAGGTCGAGGACGTCTCCATCTTCCCAATGGCGATGCCGATGATCGCCGGGCCGGGCTCGATCGCCAGCGTCATGCTGACGATGGGTCGCAATCACGGGTTTGAGCGCGTTGCGGTGGTGATCGCCGCGCTGGCGACCGTGCTGGTGCTGACCCTGCTCGCGCTGCTGGCGGCCGGGCCGTTGATGCGGCTGCTCGGCGCGCGTGTCGAATCGGTCATCACGCGCATCCTCGGCGTATTGCTCGGCGCGCTCGCGGTTCAGTTCGTGATCGACGGGATCGGCAAAGCGTTCGGGCTCAGTTGA
- the folD gene encoding bifunctional methylenetetrahydrofolate dehydrogenase/methenyltetrahydrofolate cyclohydrolase FolD, translating to MTASIIDGKAFAAALRERIATQVASFHEAAGRAPGLAVVLVGEDPASAVYVRSKHKATVAAGMGSFEHKLSADVSQDELLALIDTLNADDRIDGILVQLPLPDHIDERAVTTRIDPDKDVDGFHPVNAGRLATGLYGFVPCTPLGCLMLLKDQLGDLAGLDAVVIGRSNIVGKPMAALLTKESCTVTLAHSKTKDLSSVVRRADIVVAAVGRAEMIKGDWIKPGATVIDVGINREAAPVEGSNGRLVGDVDFAGAMQVAGAVTPVPGGVGPMTIAVLLRNTLVSAHRRARVPYDKDAL from the coding sequence ATGACGGCTAGCATCATCGACGGCAAAGCGTTCGCGGCAGCATTGCGCGAACGGATCGCGACGCAGGTCGCGTCCTTCCACGAAGCGGCGGGCCGCGCCCCCGGTCTAGCGGTGGTGCTGGTCGGCGAAGACCCGGCCTCCGCCGTCTATGTGCGGTCCAAGCATAAGGCGACCGTCGCCGCGGGGATGGGGAGTTTCGAGCACAAGCTGTCCGCCGACGTCTCGCAGGACGAATTGCTCGCGCTGATCGACACGCTCAACGCCGACGACCGGATCGACGGCATCCTCGTCCAGCTGCCGCTTCCCGACCATATCGACGAGCGCGCGGTGACGACGCGGATCGACCCCGACAAGGATGTTGACGGCTTCCACCCGGTCAATGCCGGGCGGCTGGCAACCGGGCTCTACGGCTTCGTGCCGTGCACGCCGCTGGGGTGCCTGATGCTGCTCAAGGATCAGCTCGGCGATCTGGCGGGGCTCGACGCCGTCGTGATCGGCCGGTCGAACATCGTCGGCAAGCCGATGGCGGCGCTGCTGACCAAGGAAAGCTGCACCGTCACGCTCGCGCACTCGAAGACCAAGGATCTGTCGAGCGTCGTGCGTCGTGCCGACATCGTCGTAGCGGCGGTCGGCCGAGCCGAGATGATCAAGGGTGACTGGATCAAGCCGGGCGCGACGGTGATCGACGTCGGCATCAACCGCGAGGCCGCGCCGGTCGAGGGCAGCAACGGGCGGCTGGTCGGCGACGTCGATTTCGCCGGCGCAATGCAGGTCGCCGGCGCGGTGACGCCGGTGCCGGGCGGCGTCGGACCGATGACGATCGCGGTTCTGCTCAGGAACACGTTGGTATCGGCGCATCGCCGTGCGCGCGTTCCTTATGACAAGGATGCGCTGTGA
- a CDS encoding YggT family protein: MITILQILQVILDIIWWIIVVQAIMSWLIAFNVINTYHDTVRSIWLALQRMTEPLYRPIRRIMPDFGALDLSPLVVLLIIGILSRIVIPNIAAWYLSQGAL, translated from the coding sequence TTGATCACGATATTGCAAATCCTTCAGGTCATTCTCGACATCATCTGGTGGATCATCGTCGTTCAGGCGATCATGTCGTGGCTGATCGCGTTCAACGTGATCAACACGTACCACGACACCGTCCGTTCGATCTGGCTGGCGCTGCAGCGGATGACCGAGCCGCTCTATCGCCCGATCCGGCGCATCATGCCCGATTTCGGCGCGCTCGACCTGTCGCCGCTCGTCGTGCTGCTGATCATCGGCATCCTGTCGCGGATCGTTATCCCGAACATTGCTGCCTGGTATCTGAGCCAGGGCGCGCTCTGA
- the argB gene encoding acetylglutamate kinase, translating into MTDHAPSPALLAKAETLVEALPYLQRYAGQTFVVKYGGHAMGDPEAQRDFAEDVVLLKAVGINPVVVHGGGPQIGAMLKRLGVESSFVGGLRVTDAATAEVAEMVLAGKINKEIVGWIAALGGRAVGISGKDANLVIAEKVHGREPDPNSGIERHVDLGFVGEPVKVDPTILTNLAKDGFIPIVAPVALGADGETYNINADTMAGAIAGALGATRFFLLTDVAGVLNKAGELQTDLDRAGIEAMKADGTISGGMIPKVDTCVTAVEAGVEAAVILDGRVPHAMLLEIFTRRGAGTLVRA; encoded by the coding sequence ATGACCGACCACGCCCCCTCGCCGGCACTCCTCGCCAAGGCCGAAACGCTCGTCGAGGCGCTGCCCTATCTGCAGCGTTACGCCGGGCAGACCTTCGTCGTGAAGTACGGCGGCCACGCGATGGGCGATCCGGAGGCGCAGCGCGACTTCGCCGAGGACGTCGTGTTGCTCAAGGCGGTCGGCATCAACCCGGTGGTCGTCCACGGCGGCGGGCCGCAGATCGGCGCGATGCTCAAGCGGCTCGGCGTCGAATCGAGTTTCGTCGGCGGCTTGCGCGTCACCGACGCCGCCACCGCCGAGGTCGCGGAAATGGTGCTGGCGGGCAAGATCAACAAGGAAATCGTCGGCTGGATCGCCGCGCTCGGCGGCCGCGCGGTCGGCATTTCGGGCAAGGACGCGAACCTGGTCATCGCCGAGAAGGTGCATGGCCGCGAGCCCGACCCCAATTCGGGGATCGAGCGTCATGTCGACCTCGGCTTCGTCGGCGAACCGGTGAAGGTCGATCCGACGATCTTGACCAACCTCGCCAAGGACGGGTTCATTCCGATTGTCGCCCCCGTGGCGCTGGGCGCAGACGGCGAGACTTACAACATCAACGCCGACACGATGGCCGGCGCGATTGCCGGGGCGCTGGGGGCGACGCGGTTCTTCCTGCTGACCGACGTCGCGGGCGTGCTCAACAAAGCGGGTGAGTTGCAAACCGACCTCGACCGCGCGGGGATCGAGGCGATGAAGGCCGACGGCACGATTTCGGGCGGGATGATTCCCAAGGTCGATACCTGCGTCACCGCGGTAGAGGCCGGGGTCGAGGCCGCCGTCATCCTCGACGGCCGCGTGCCGCATGCGATGCTGCTCGAAATATTCACCCGGCGCGGTGCCGGTACGCTGGTAAGAGCGTAA
- a CDS encoding queuosine precursor transporter: METSSPASPRSLFVFSILYGGMVCMAGVLGVKQVALGPLAVEAGIFGFLLLVVLSSAVAELHGQKTATLLVRFGFVPLFTSAALIQLVLALPHDPGMYPPAIDAFPIVVGQSVRMMLAGFISYGISQTLNVFIFSKLKGQEGKGHLVWFRGMVASVVSQVVDTVLFITISFYGERPILGLMEGQMLTKVVLSIVLVPFLITGFVALGRWLDGNTAAA; this comes from the coding sequence ATGGAAACCAGCTCTCCCGCGAGCCCGCGCTCGCTGTTCGTCTTTTCGATCCTGTACGGCGGCATGGTCTGCATGGCCGGCGTGCTGGGGGTGAAGCAGGTCGCGCTGGGGCCGCTCGCGGTCGAGGCGGGGATTTTCGGGTTCTTGTTGCTCGTCGTGCTGTCGAGCGCGGTCGCCGAACTGCACGGTCAGAAGACCGCGACCTTGCTCGTCCGGTTCGGCTTCGTACCGCTGTTCACCTCCGCCGCGCTGATCCAGCTCGTCCTCGCGCTGCCGCACGATCCCGGCATGTATCCGCCCGCGATCGACGCCTTCCCGATCGTCGTCGGACAGAGCGTGCGAATGATGCTGGCGGGCTTCATTTCCTACGGCATTTCGCAGACGCTGAACGTCTTCATCTTCTCCAAGCTCAAGGGCCAGGAGGGCAAGGGCCACCTCGTCTGGTTCCGCGGCATGGTGGCAAGCGTCGTCAGCCAGGTCGTCGACACCGTTCTGTTCATCACCATCTCCTTCTACGGCGAGCGCCCGATCCTGGGACTGATGGAGGGGCAGATGCTGACCAAGGTCGTGCTGTCGATCGTGCTCGTGCCGTTCCTGATCACCGGCTTCGTTGCGCTCGGCCGCTGGCTGGACGGAAACACCGCAGCGGCCTAA